In Archangium lipolyticum, the genomic stretch CAGCTCGGTGAGCAGGGAGAGGGTCTCCGTGTGGACCGCGTCGTACTCCTTGCCCCGATGGCTGTGCTCCATGATGGACATGCCGGAGCCCTGGAAGTCGAGCAACTCGTCCCTCGCCCGCTCCAGGGCGGGCAGGGGCAGTCCAGCGGGACCGGGGTTGAAGTTGATGACGCGCATGGCTGTGTCCTCACGAAAGTGAACAACCGCGCGGCCATTCTGCCCAACGCTCCCCCCAGGGGAAGCGGGAAGCGCGGCTACCGTCCACCCCAGGGCGTGTGGCCGCTCCGGCGCCAGGAGGGTCCATGAGCCAGGTGAATTCCCCGAGGGACCTGAGGGAGTGGGTGGTGCGGGCGGCACGGGGGGAAACGCCTGCCTTCAGCGAGTTGTACCGGCGGACCCGCCCCCTGGTGGCACGTTTGACCTCCAGCTTTGCCCCGCTGGACCCGGATGAGGTGGAAGACGTGATCCAGGAGACCTACGTGCGCGCCTTCAAGGCGCTCCCCCGGCTCAAGGAGCCAGCGGCCTTCGAGGCGTGGCTCCTGTCCATCGCCCGCAACCGGGCCCGGACCCGCCTGGAGCGCAAGGGCCAGACGCGCCGGCTCGGCGAGGAGAACCCCGACCCCCAGCCGGAGACCGTCGCCCTCATGCCCGAGGCCCTCCAGCTCGAGCGCGACATGGCCGTGGTGCGCCAGCTCATCGACGAGCTTCCCGAGGGCGAGGAAAAGAAGACCGTGTACCTCTTCTATGTGGACGGCCAGCTGTCCGCGCGGGAGATCGCCGAGAAGCTGGGCGTGGGAAAGAGTGCCGTGACGATGCGCCTGGAGCGCTTCCGGGCCCGAATCAAGCAGGAGCTGCTCCGGCGCGTGCTCGCCGGACGGTGGGAGTAAGTGGGATGAGACACCTGGATGCCGAAGCCCTGCGTACCCTGACGGCCGGTGAGCCGGAGTCGGTGGCGTACTTCCGCGAGCACCTGGCGCACCCGTGCGAGCAATGCATGGAGTTCCTGGCGAAGACACCGGGACCCGGACTGCTCGACGGGCAGGTGGATGCCCTGCTGCTCCACCTGGCGCCCGCCCGCCAGGAGGAGCCCCCACTGGACGAGGTGGGGTTCGCCCGCGTCCGCCGGGGCCTGCGCGGCCCCGCCCCCGTCTGGCGCAAGGTGGCCGCGGGCGTGGCGCTCGCCGCGGGCCTCGCGGGGCTCGTCGTCCTCACCCGCGCCCAGGTGCCCCATGTGCAAGAGACGGCGGCCTGGGATGGGGTGAAGGGCGTGGGCCGTCTGGCCCTGGAGATGTCCGTGGTGGCCCGCGAGCCGTCCGGCGAGCTGCGCCGGATGGATCCGGGCGCCACCGCCTCGGACGAGGAGGTGCTGGTGCTGCGCTACCACGCCACCGAGGCCGGCGAGGCCCTCCTCTTCCAACAGCGCGACGGCATGCAGCCCGAGCTGCTCGGCCAGTTCCCCCTCCAGGCCGGCACGCACGAATTGGAAGGTCTCCAGGGCCTCGTGGGACTCAGCCTGGAGGGCGAGTC encodes the following:
- a CDS encoding RNA polymerase sigma factor; amino-acid sequence: MSQVNSPRDLREWVVRAARGETPAFSELYRRTRPLVARLTSSFAPLDPDEVEDVIQETYVRAFKALPRLKEPAAFEAWLLSIARNRARTRLERKGQTRRLGEENPDPQPETVALMPEALQLERDMAVVRQLIDELPEGEEKKTVYLFYVDGQLSAREIAEKLGVGKSAVTMRLERFRARIKQELLRRVLAGRWE